One part of the Streptococcus sp. oral taxon 431 genome encodes these proteins:
- a CDS encoding ABC transporter ATP-binding protein, translated as MTPLIEMKQVTKSYGEGNMKVVALHETNFQLNAGEFVAIVGPSGSGKTTFLTTLGQLQEPSGGKILVKGTETGDLTEKEKTDLRFKEFGFILQASNLIPFLTVKEQLDLIDRLDKDKSTKSDRQQLFDLLDLNKVQNHYPKALSGGERQRAAIARALYNNPSIVLADEPTASLDTQRAYQVTDMLASIAHEQGRGVVMITHDTRLLDKVDRVFIMNDGHLVEEIQA; from the coding sequence ATGACACCATTGATAGAAATGAAGCAAGTGACGAAAAGCTACGGAGAAGGAAATATGAAAGTCGTTGCCCTACACGAGACGAACTTTCAACTAAATGCTGGTGAATTTGTTGCCATAGTTGGTCCTTCTGGATCTGGTAAAACAACCTTTTTGACCACCTTAGGACAGTTGCAGGAGCCTTCAGGTGGTAAGATTTTAGTTAAGGGAACAGAAACTGGTGATTTGACTGAAAAAGAGAAAACAGATCTTCGGTTTAAGGAATTTGGTTTTATTTTACAGGCTTCAAATCTGATTCCATTTTTAACCGTTAAGGAACAATTAGACCTAATTGATCGACTAGATAAAGATAAATCTACGAAAAGTGACCGTCAACAGTTATTTGATTTGTTGGATCTGAACAAAGTTCAAAATCATTATCCAAAGGCCTTGTCAGGTGGAGAACGTCAACGTGCAGCAATTGCCAGAGCTCTCTATAACAATCCTAGCATCGTACTTGCTGACGAACCAACAGCCAGTCTTGATACCCAAAGAGCCTACCAAGTGACGGATATGCTTGCATCAATTGCCCATGAGCAGGGAAGAGGAGTAGTGATGATTACGCATGACACCAGACTTCTTGATAAGGTGGACCGTGTCTTTATCATGAATGATGGTCACCTTGTTGAAGAAATACAAGCATAA
- a CDS encoding ABC transporter permease yields the protein MYLAIKEILKNKLRYSLILTTIFLIAFMVFFMTSLALGLVRNNRAAVDNWKATGIVLSDYANDNLTASFIPEKNYKDQVSKDVVPLGYMFAVTNLVNDSEKVNISIFAQDWNSFISPSLIEGHYPESDNEVVVDQSLENYGIKLGDVIQLNGSENSYTIVGLTKGNKFFTEPVVFTNLTSYWTLQGSLNAGRAISALVLKNDAQLSADGLSQLTIQNMIAHIPGYTPQVNVFSGMILAMIIISGLIIGIFIYIITIQKLGLYGIMRAQGIQARTIVWSLFCQIILLAGFGIGLALLAIVGVILVLPATFIFYPSWLAYLGLSLGICLMALLGGVISLPRLLKVDPITAIAE from the coding sequence GTGTATCTTGCAATCAAGGAAATTTTAAAAAATAAACTTCGTTATAGTTTGATTTTAACGACGATCTTTCTAATAGCGTTTATGGTCTTTTTTATGACAAGTTTAGCTCTGGGGCTCGTTAGAAATAATAGAGCAGCCGTGGATAATTGGAAAGCGACAGGGATTGTTTTATCAGATTATGCAAATGATAATCTGACAGCATCCTTTATTCCAGAAAAGAATTATAAGGATCAGGTTTCAAAAGATGTAGTACCTTTGGGGTATATGTTTGCGGTGACAAATCTCGTCAATGATAGTGAGAAGGTAAACATCTCTATTTTTGCACAGGATTGGAACAGTTTTATCTCTCCTTCCTTGATTGAGGGCCATTACCCAGAAAGTGACAATGAAGTTGTCGTGGATCAGTCTTTAGAAAACTATGGAATTAAACTAGGCGATGTCATTCAACTGAATGGAAGTGAAAATTCTTATACCATCGTTGGACTTACGAAAGGGAATAAATTTTTTACAGAACCTGTAGTATTTACAAATTTGACTAGCTATTGGACCTTGCAAGGTAGTCTGAATGCAGGTCGCGCTATTTCTGCCTTGGTCTTAAAAAATGATGCTCAGTTATCCGCGGACGGTTTAAGTCAATTAACCATTCAAAACATGATTGCCCATATTCCGGGCTATACACCTCAAGTAAACGTATTTTCAGGAATGATTTTAGCGATGATTATCATATCAGGCCTGATTATTGGTATTTTTATTTATATTATTACCATTCAAAAACTAGGCCTCTATGGGATTATGAGAGCCCAGGGAATTCAGGCTAGAACCATTGTTTGGTCGCTTTTTTGTCAAATTATATTGCTGGCAGGTTTTGGGATCGGTCTAGCCTTATTGGCGATTGTAGGTGTTATCCTTGTTCTACCTGCAACCTTCATTTTCTATCCAAGTTGGTTAGCATATTTAGGATTGAGTTTGGGAATTTGTTTGATGGCACTACTTGGAGGAGTGATTTCTCTCCCTCGTTTGCTCAAAGTTGATCCTATAACGGCTATTGCAGAATGA
- a CDS encoding DUF3270 family protein gives MPVRKYQPYEFEEEETQTTPYQDYVPETTSVASLKEVLFFVNIACFCVFLALFSFIFLALKFNTVLAFSLAIALSLAASNVQRSMIKKKLY, from the coding sequence ATGCCCGTAAGAAAATATCAACCGTATGAGTTTGAAGAAGAGGAAACTCAAACAACGCCATACCAAGACTATGTTCCAGAAACCACTTCCGTTGCTAGTTTGAAGGAAGTTCTTTTCTTTGTAAACATTGCTTGTTTTTGCGTCTTTTTGGCCTTGTTTAGCTTTATCTTTTTAGCCCTCAAGTTCAATACAGTCTTAGCTTTTAGCCTAGCAATTGCCTTGAGTTTAGCAGCATCAAACGTTCAACGTTCGATGATTAAGAAGAAATTATATTAG
- a CDS encoding sensor histidine kinase: protein MFKKIKKNWYAEDFSYFIRNFGVFTLIFSAMTLIILQVMHSSLYTSVDEKLLSLSKNPQDVIQLAVNRATEDVKDLGSANVAPASEKKPTVSSNTEVILLDSNLNQLVTGNRFLGLDKITFNKKDLNHIRQLHVQNSYGQDEIYRVILSEINIDSVSTNIKYAAVLINTSQIEQTSQNNEQLIVVVMASFWILSIIASLYLARVSVKPLLESMQKQQSFVENASHELRTPLAVLQNRLETLFRKPEATIMESSESIASSLEEVRNMRFLTTNLLNLARRDDGIKPELGEVEPAFFNTTFTNYEMIASENNRAFHFENRIHRTIITDKLLLKQLMTILFDNAVKYTEEEGDIHFVIATTERNLYLSVADDGIGISAVDKKKIFDRFYRVDKARTRQKGGFGLGLSLAKQIVDALKGTISVKDNKPHGTIFEVKIAIQTPSKRKNK, encoded by the coding sequence ATGTTTAAAAAAATTAAAAAGAATTGGTATGCGGAGGATTTCAGTTATTTTATCCGTAACTTTGGAGTATTTACTCTGATTTTCTCTGCTATGACCTTGATTATCTTGCAGGTTATGCACTCCAGTCTCTACACATCGGTGGATGAAAAACTCTTATCACTGAGCAAAAATCCTCAGGACGTTATTCAATTGGCAGTCAATCGTGCAACTGAGGACGTTAAGGATTTAGGTAGTGCCAATGTTGCTCCAGCTTCTGAAAAAAAACCAACGGTTAGTTCCAATACAGAAGTGATATTGTTAGATTCAAATTTGAATCAATTAGTGACTGGCAACCGCTTTCTAGGTCTTGATAAGATTACTTTTAATAAAAAGGATTTGAATCATATTCGACAACTTCATGTTCAGAATAGTTATGGTCAGGACGAGATTTACCGAGTGATTCTATCTGAAATAAATATCGATTCTGTCTCGACCAATATTAAGTATGCAGCGGTTTTGATAAATACCAGTCAGATAGAGCAAACTAGTCAAAACAATGAGCAATTAATCGTGGTAGTCATGGCTAGCTTCTGGATTTTATCCATTATTGCCAGCCTTTATCTTGCGCGTGTCAGTGTTAAACCTTTACTTGAAAGCATGCAAAAGCAACAGAGTTTTGTGGAAAATGCCAGTCATGAGTTACGAACTCCATTAGCTGTTCTGCAAAATCGACTAGAAACTCTTTTCAGAAAACCTGAGGCAACTATTATGGAGTCAAGTGAGAGTATTGCTTCTAGTCTAGAAGAAGTTCGTAATATGCGCTTTTTAACGACTAATCTCCTTAATTTAGCTCGTCGTGATGACGGCATTAAACCGGAATTAGGAGAGGTAGAGCCAGCCTTCTTTAATACAACTTTTACCAACTATGAAATGATTGCGTCTGAAAATAACCGTGCTTTTCATTTTGAAAATCGCATCCATCGGACCATCATAACAGATAAGCTTCTTCTTAAACAACTGATGACTATCTTGTTTGACAATGCTGTCAAGTACACAGAAGAAGAAGGAGATATCCATTTTGTCATTGCTACGACGGAGCGTAATCTCTATTTGTCAGTAGCTGATGATGGAATTGGTATTTCTGCAGTAGATAAAAAGAAAATTTTTGATCGCTTTTACAGGGTTGATAAGGCTCGTACTCGGCAAAAAGGTGGTTTTGGGTTAGGCTTATCCTTAGCCAAACAGATTGTCGATGCTCTTAAAGGAACCATCAGTGTCAAAGATAACAAACCTCATGGTACGATTTTTGAAGTAAAGATCGCTATCCAAACACCATCCAAGCGTAAAAATAAATAA
- a CDS encoding response regulator transcription factor — protein sequence MIKILLVEDDLGLSNSVFDFLDDFADVMQVFDGEEGLYEAESGVYDLILLDLMLPEKNGFQVLKELREKGISTPVLIMTAKESLDDKGHGFELGADDYLTKPFYLEELKMRIQALLKRSGKFNENTLSYGDLTVNLSTNEVRVNDTVVELLGKEFDLLVYFLQNQNVILPKTQIFDRLWGFDSDTTISVVEVYVSKVRKKLKGSVFAENLQTLRSVGYILKHV from the coding sequence ATGATCAAGATTCTATTAGTGGAAGATGACCTAGGCCTATCAAATTCAGTCTTTGATTTTTTGGATGATTTTGCGGATGTCATGCAGGTTTTTGATGGTGAAGAAGGTCTTTATGAGGCTGAAAGTGGCGTTTATGACTTGATTTTATTGGACTTGATGTTACCTGAGAAAAATGGGTTTCAAGTTTTAAAAGAATTGCGTGAAAAAGGAATTTCGACTCCTGTTCTGATCATGACAGCCAAGGAAAGTCTTGATGATAAGGGACATGGATTTGAGCTTGGGGCAGATGATTATCTAACAAAACCATTTTATCTAGAAGAGCTCAAGATGCGTATCCAAGCACTGCTCAAACGTTCTGGTAAGTTCAATGAAAATACCCTCTCTTATGGTGATTTGACGGTTAATCTATCTACCAATGAGGTTAGAGTTAATGATACTGTTGTGGAACTATTGGGTAAAGAATTTGATCTCTTGGTTTATTTCCTCCAAAATCAAAATGTTATCTTACCAAAAACACAAATTTTTGACCGTTTGTGGGGATTTGACAGTGACACAACCATCTCCGTGGTAGAAGTCTATGTATCAAAAGTTCGTAAGAAATTGAAGGGCTCAGTCTTTGCTGAAAACCTCCAAACCTTGCGTAGTGTTGGGTATATTTTAAAACATGTTTAA
- a CDS encoding M1 family metallopeptidase — protein MQAVEHYIDTFVPEHYDLFLDLSRETKTFSGKVTITGQAKSDRISLHQKDLEIASVEVAGQDRPFTVDNENEALHIELAEAGQVELVLAFSGKITDNMTGIYPSYYTVDGVKKEVLSTQFESHFAREAFPCVDEPEAKATFDLALRFDQAEGELALSNMPEIDVENRKETGIWKFETTPRMSSYLLAFVAGDLQGVTAKTKNGTLVGVYSTKAHPLSNLDFSLDIAVRSIEFYEDYYGVKYPIPQSLHIALPDFSAGAMENWGLVTYREVYLVVDENSTFASRQQVALVIAHELAHQWFGNLVTMKWWDDLWLNESFANMMEYVCVDAIEPSWNIFEDFQTGGVPLALERDATDGVQSVHVEVKHPDEINTLFDGAIVYAKGSRLMHMLRRWLGDADFAKGLHAYFEKHQYGNTIGRDLWDALGQASGRDVAAFMDSWLEQPGYPVLTATVENDVLKISQKQFFIGEHEDKNRLWVVPLNSNWKGVPDTLETESIEIPGYAALLAENKTALRLNTENTAHYITDYQGQLLDAVLADLVELDNTSKLQIVQERRLLAEAGHISYADLLPVVDQLAQEESYLVVSAVSQVIGALDRFIDEGTEAEKAFKALIAKLARYNYDRLGFEAKEGESDEDELVRQLTISMMIRSNDGEASQVASQIFAAHKDNLSGLPAAIRSQVLINEMKHHETKELVATYLDLYTHATDAAFKRQLAAALAYSTDADNIQTLIASWKDKFVVKPQDLSAWYFQFLGHQATQETAWSWARENWAWIKSALGGDMSFDSFVILPAHVFKTEQRLTEYKEFFEPQLSDLALSRNIGMGIKEIAARVELIKREKAAVEAVVAQYSKA, from the coding sequence ATGCAAGCAGTAGAACATTATATCGATACATTTGTTCCTGAACATTATGATTTGTTTTTAGACTTGAGTCGTGAGACTAAGACGTTTTCAGGAAAAGTAACCATTACTGGTCAAGCTAAAAGTGACCGTATTTCCCTCCACCAAAAAGACTTGGAAATCGCTTCAGTTGAAGTTGCAGGTCAAGATCGTCCATTTACAGTTGATAATGAAAACGAAGCTCTTCATATCGAATTGGCTGAGGCTGGTCAAGTTGAATTGGTTCTTGCCTTTTCTGGTAAAATCACAGATAACATGACAGGGATTTATCCTTCATACTACACAGTTGATGGTGTCAAGAAGGAAGTCTTGTCAACACAATTCGAGAGCCACTTTGCTCGTGAAGCCTTCCCATGTGTGGATGAGCCAGAAGCCAAAGCAACCTTTGACCTAGCTCTTCGATTTGACCAAGCGGAAGGCGAACTTGCCTTGTCTAACATGCCAGAGATTGACGTTGAAAACCGCAAGGAAACTGGTATCTGGAAATTTGAAACAACTCCACGTATGTCTTCGTACTTGCTGGCTTTCGTTGCTGGTGATTTGCAAGGGGTAACTGCTAAAACTAAAAACGGTACGCTGGTAGGTGTCTACTCAACAAAGGCACATCCACTTTCAAACCTTGATTTCTCACTAGATATCGCTGTTCGCTCAATCGAGTTTTACGAAGACTACTATGGGGTTAAATACCCAATTCCTCAATCTCTCCACATCGCCCTTCCTGACTTCTCAGCAGGTGCTATGGAAAACTGGGGTCTGGTAACTTATCGTGAAGTTTACTTGGTTGTGGATGAAAACTCAACCTTTGCCAGCCGTCAACAAGTTGCTCTAGTCATTGCCCATGAGCTTGCTCACCAATGGTTCGGTAACCTAGTAACTATGAAATGGTGGGATGACCTCTGGCTCAATGAAAGTTTCGCTAACATGATGGAATATGTCTGTGTGGATGCCATCGAACCAAGCTGGAATATTTTTGAGGACTTCCAAACAGGTGGAGTACCTCTTGCTCTTGAACGCGATGCGACGGATGGCGTTCAATCTGTTCACGTTGAAGTCAAACACCCAGATGAAATCAATACGCTCTTTGATGGAGCTATCGTCTATGCCAAAGGTAGCCGCCTTATGCACATGCTTCGTCGTTGGCTAGGAGATGCTGATTTTGCTAAAGGATTGCACGCTTACTTTGAAAAGCATCAATACGGAAACACCATTGGTCGTGACCTTTGGGATGCCCTTGGTCAAGCATCAGGCCGTGATGTGGCAGCCTTCATGGATTCTTGGTTGGAACAACCTGGTTATCCAGTCCTTACTGCCACTGTTGAAAATGATGTTTTGAAGATTTCGCAAAAACAATTCTTCATCGGTGAACACGAAGACAAGAATCGTCTCTGGGTTGTACCACTCAACAGCAACTGGAAAGGAGTACCAGATACTCTCGAAACTGAAAGTATCGAAATCCCTGGCTATGCAGCACTTCTTGCTGAAAACAAGACAGCCCTTCGTCTTAACACTGAAAATACAGCCCACTACATTACTGACTATCAAGGTCAATTACTTGATGCTGTGCTTGCAGACCTAGTAGAACTTGATAACACAAGTAAACTTCAAATCGTCCAAGAACGTCGTTTACTTGCTGAAGCAGGACACATTTCATATGCAGACTTGCTTCCGGTAGTGGATCAATTAGCACAAGAAGAATCTTATCTTGTTGTTTCAGCAGTTTCACAAGTTATCGGAGCGCTTGATCGCTTTATCGATGAAGGAACTGAGGCAGAAAAAGCCTTTAAAGCCCTTATTGCTAAACTGGCTCGCTACAACTATGATCGTCTTGGTTTTGAAGCTAAAGAGGGTGAATCTGATGAGGATGAATTGGTTCGTCAATTGACAATTTCCATGATGATTCGTTCAAATGACGGGGAAGCCAGTCAAGTTGCTAGCCAAATTTTCGCAGCCCACAAGGATAATCTTTCAGGACTTCCAGCAGCTATTCGTTCACAAGTTCTCATCAATGAAATGAAACACCATGAGACTAAGGAATTGGTCGCAACTTATCTCGATCTTTATACTCATGCGACAGATGCTGCCTTTAAACGCCAATTGGCAGCTGCTCTTGCCTACAGTACAGATGCGGATAATATCCAAACCTTGATTGCTTCTTGGAAGGACAAATTTGTGGTAAAACCACAAGACTTATCAGCTTGGTACTTCCAGTTCTTAGGTCATCAAGCAACCCAGGAAACAGCGTGGTCTTGGGCGCGTGAAAACTGGGCTTGGATTAAGTCGGCCCTTGGAGGAGATATGAGCTTTGATAGCTTTGTTATCCTTCCTGCCCATGTATTCAAGACAGAGCAACGCTTGACAGAATACAAGGAATTCTTTGAGCCACAACTTTCTGACCTAGCTCTTAGCCGTAACATCGGTATGGGAATCAAGGAAATCGCAGCTCGCGTTGAATTGATTAAGCGTGAAAAAGCAGCAGTTGAAGCAGTTGTAGCTCAATATAGCAAAGCTTAA
- a CDS encoding ASCH domain-containing protein, protein MTPQEMWNAYKQINPSIGDEIDAWAFGVEADLLADLVLKGEKTATASAYDLYAVEDEPLPQEGTFDVILDSKDQAICIIEITKVSVQPFHQVSADHAFKEGEGDKSLAYWRQVHEDFFKDCLGEAGLTFTPDSKVVLEEFRKVYPL, encoded by the coding sequence ATGACACCTCAAGAAATGTGGAATGCCTATAAGCAAATCAACCCCTCTATCGGAGATGAAATCGATGCCTGGGCTTTTGGAGTAGAAGCCGATCTCTTGGCAGATTTGGTTTTAAAAGGCGAAAAAACAGCAACTGCCTCAGCTTACGATCTTTACGCAGTAGAGGACGAACCCCTTCCCCAAGAAGGGACCTTTGATGTTATTTTAGACAGTAAGGATCAAGCTATCTGCATTATTGAAATTACAAAGGTTTCCGTTCAGCCTTTCCATCAGGTTTCAGCCGACCATGCCTTCAAAGAAGGGGAAGGTGACAAATCTTTAGCCTATTGGCGTCAGGTTCATGAAGACTTTTTCAAAGACTGCTTAGGAGAAGCAGGTCTGACTTTTACACCTGACAGCAAGGTTGTTTTGGAAGAATTTCGCAAGGTCTACCCTCTGTAG
- a CDS encoding putative PEP-binding protein, translated as MQNQLALSGERIVEKIYPQLFHHVGMIRGEYLVREISQNILLKSCQQFVKDYLDTICHLYSDEEVWYRFSELTNAEANSLDGTKEYFDERHPLFGYRGTRRLLACPDEFQAEAHVVTEVYQTNPNLSLIFPFVNNAEQLKQAIRVLRQHGFTGKVGTMIELPSAYFDLDRVLETGISKIVVGMNDLTSFVFATVRNSQWHDMESPIMLEMLRQMQDKARMKKIDFAVAGYLNPSFIQKMNQMGIECMIHYSSIPEIFNLEIDHPDHLKRVKEESKKIQRSNL; from the coding sequence ATGCAAAATCAACTGGCTCTTAGTGGCGAAAGAATTGTTGAAAAAATTTACCCACAACTATTTCATCATGTTGGTATGATTCGTGGCGAATATTTGGTGAGGGAGATCAGTCAAAATATACTGCTAAAAAGTTGTCAGCAATTTGTAAAAGATTATCTAGACACTATTTGCCATCTATACTCAGATGAAGAAGTCTGGTATCGCTTTTCAGAGTTAACAAATGCAGAAGCAAATAGTCTAGACGGGACTAAAGAGTATTTTGACGAACGCCACCCCTTATTTGGATATAGAGGGACTAGGCGTTTATTGGCGTGTCCAGATGAATTTCAGGCTGAGGCACATGTCGTTACAGAAGTTTATCAAACCAATCCTAATCTGTCTCTTATTTTTCCTTTTGTCAATAATGCTGAACAGTTAAAACAAGCAATTAGAGTATTGCGCCAGCATGGTTTTACTGGAAAAGTTGGAACAATGATTGAATTACCGTCAGCTTATTTTGACTTGGACAGGGTACTGGAAACTGGTATTTCAAAGATTGTAGTGGGAATGAATGATTTGACTTCTTTTGTTTTTGCAACTGTGAGAAATAGTCAATGGCATGATATGGAAAGTCCCATTATGTTAGAAATGCTGAGACAGATGCAGGATAAAGCAAGGATGAAAAAGATAGATTTCGCTGTAGCAGGCTATCTGAATCCTTCTTTCATACAAAAAATGAATCAGATGGGGATTGAGTGCATGATCCACTACAGTTCTATTCCGGAGATTTTTAATTTAGAGATTGACCATCCAGATCATCTCAAACGTGTAAAAGAAGAAAGTAAAAAAATACAAAGGAGCAACTTATGA
- a CDS encoding GNAT family N-acetyltransferase encodes MELFKTWKKNMVLYGLKSQIGTVYRNSDGTTSFYDIGNFLYLAGELNPRFWEDFVRKYGLDYKIIISENTNWQDFLHQKVELISFTRYSFKDRANFQIEFLNDLVSHLEEGYNIVPIDNRIYNCLSEEEWSQDLKGDFESYQDFSLKGGFGFVVLKNKELIAGISSGLVYRGAVEVEVATRPNEQGNGFAKKLGAAMILESLNRDIFPLWDAHNEASKKVAEFLGYELVESYEAFELDESVI; translated from the coding sequence ATGGAACTATTTAAAACATGGAAGAAAAATATGGTTCTCTATGGTCTTAAATCTCAAATTGGAACTGTATACCGAAACAGTGATGGGACAACAAGTTTTTATGATATTGGGAATTTTCTATACCTAGCAGGGGAGTTGAATCCCAGATTTTGGGAAGATTTTGTTAGGAAATATGGTTTAGATTATAAGATTATTATTTCAGAAAATACCAATTGGCAAGATTTTCTGCATCAGAAAGTGGAGCTAATTTCTTTTACTCGCTATTCTTTTAAAGATAGGGCAAATTTTCAAATTGAATTTCTAAATGATCTAGTTAGTCATTTAGAGGAAGGTTACAATATTGTACCTATTGATAATCGTATTTATAACTGCCTTTCTGAGGAAGAATGGTCACAAGATTTAAAGGGAGATTTTGAGTCTTATCAGGATTTTTCTTTAAAAGGTGGATTTGGCTTTGTGGTTCTTAAAAATAAAGAACTGATTGCTGGGATTTCCTCAGGGTTAGTTTACCGTGGAGCAGTTGAAGTGGAAGTTGCAACTAGACCAAACGAACAAGGAAATGGCTTTGCTAAAAAGCTTGGTGCTGCAATGATTCTAGAGAGTTTAAATAGGGATATATTTCCTCTTTGGGATGCTCATAACGAGGCTTCTAAAAAAGTAGCAGAATTTTTAGGATATGAGTTAGTTGAATCTTATGAAGCTTTTGAACTAGATGAAAGCGTCATATAA
- a CDS encoding NUDIX hydrolase has protein sequence MEIKKHFGVYGVCYENGKLLCIEKTRGPYQHRFDLPGGSQEIGEGLTETLKREVLEETGYTLSRYCNPRIYDVLVQEEGQDFAVHHIMAFYDIVLDFEGSQKSLPHEVLDGSNDSAKAIWLSLEQITEENASPLILKVKAESRGFPELELTRYRNWKVKMGDNGTI, from the coding sequence ATGGAAATCAAAAAACACTTTGGTGTCTATGGCGTTTGCTATGAGAATGGGAAATTGCTTTGCATTGAGAAAACGAGAGGGCCTTATCAGCATCGTTTTGATTTACCTGGTGGTAGTCAGGAAATCGGTGAGGGTTTGACAGAAACTCTCAAGAGAGAAGTTTTGGAAGAGACAGGCTATACTCTTAGCCGTTATTGCAATCCTAGGATTTATGATGTGCTGGTTCAAGAAGAAGGGCAAGACTTCGCAGTACATCATATCATGGCATTTTATGATATAGTACTCGATTTCGAAGGCTCTCAAAAATCCCTTCCTCATGAAGTTCTTGATGGAAGTAACGATTCAGCAAAGGCAATTTGGCTTTCTCTTGAGCAAATTACCGAAGAAAATGCCTCACCTTTAATATTAAAAGTGAAGGCAGAGTCACGTGGATTTCCTGAATTAGAACTGACAAGATATAGAAATTGGAAGGTAAAGATGGGGGATAATGGAACTATTTAA
- a CDS encoding DUF6707 family protein has product MKLPEVVELVENHPDLHLYLDKILKKNKKTQASYLESLNHLAYLLYLDDQEEMAKELLDRIIQVPFEGNYNTWTFVDSSLVLLAYLEREAENQVFVYKKLLLSPLEQGEESTQKIRRRVHQRFLNGDSLEQKLAKIEQALSPESEMERRLLYLTDLLKIHLFIAESTCEETDIQAKIEENMEILKKYIKEHEIYSLYPFKG; this is encoded by the coding sequence ATGAAGTTACCAGAAGTAGTTGAGCTAGTGGAAAATCATCCAGACCTACATCTCTATTTAGATAAAATTTTAAAAAAGAATAAGAAAACCCAAGCTAGCTATCTCGAATCACTGAATCATCTAGCCTATTTACTTTATCTAGATGACCAAGAGGAAATGGCTAAGGAATTATTAGATAGGATCATACAAGTCCCATTTGAAGGAAATTATAACACTTGGACCTTTGTTGATAGCTCTCTAGTTTTATTGGCCTATCTGGAAAGAGAGGCAGAAAATCAGGTATTCGTCTATAAAAAACTCCTTTTATCTCCGTTAGAACAAGGGGAGGAATCCACTCAAAAAATTAGAAGGAGAGTTCATCAGAGATTTTTGAATGGTGATAGCTTGGAGCAAAAGCTTGCAAAAATCGAGCAGGCTCTAAGCCCTGAATCAGAAATGGAACGTCGTCTGCTATACCTGACTGATTTATTAAAAATTCACCTCTTTATTGCTGAGTCAACGTGTGAAGAGACAGATATTCAGGCAAAAATCGAAGAGAATATGGAGATACTGAAGAAGTATATCAAGGAGCATGAAATCTATAGCCTCTATCCATTTAAGGGATGA
- a CDS encoding Imm51 family immunity protein has translation MIDYENINEKIAPFNLLVYDEDPQNVRGSLIYYPDGEYRQEVFDTREEEGFEGNGYDWESLALVFLEEKMPELSDAIDFDPEGSMFCAYSSKVDALAKFALGFKEFCDDIEAMKDLFSRAELD, from the coding sequence ATGATAGATTACGAAAACATAAATGAAAAAATTGCCCCTTTTAACTTGCTTGTTTATGATGAGGATCCTCAAAATGTTCGCGGATCGCTCATTTATTACCCTGATGGAGAATACAGACAGGAAGTGTTTGATACTCGAGAAGAGGAGGGATTTGAAGGAAATGGCTACGATTGGGAATCGCTAGCTTTGGTATTTTTGGAGGAAAAAATGCCTGAATTAAGCGATGCTATCGACTTTGATCCTGAAGGAAGTATGTTTTGTGCCTATTCTTCCAAGGTGGACGCCTTGGCTAAATTCGCTTTAGGATTTAAAGAGTTTTGCGATGATATCGAAGCCATGAAAGACTTGTTTAGTCGAGCAGAGTTGGATTAA
- a CDS encoding DUF7716 domain-containing protein: MRKYQELSLDQIIEQVRMDKLSSDDFCLYGKEDGELALARSYWVSNYPDVVEDRDIYPADVVEQDLQLVYYGEQLIDVLSVALEEKPNASPQDLVEALNYYQQHDSFMPFEP, translated from the coding sequence ATGCGGAAATACCAAGAACTTTCACTAGATCAGATCATCGAGCAGGTACGCATGGACAAGTTATCATCAGATGATTTTTGCCTCTATGGCAAGGAGGATGGAGAACTAGCACTAGCTAGGTCCTATTGGGTATCAAATTATCCGGATGTCGTAGAAGACCGTGATATTTACCCTGCTGATGTAGTGGAGCAAGATCTCCAGCTAGTCTACTATGGAGAGCAGTTGATTGACGTTCTTTCCGTAGCACTTGAAGAAAAGCCAAATGCAAGTCCCCAAGACTTGGTCGAGGCTTTGAATTATTATCAGCAGCATGATAGTTTTATGCCCTTTGAACCCTAG